The segment GATTTCTTGTGGGGCGGCGCTACGGCTGCCAATCAGTGTGAAGGCGGCTGGCAGGAAGGCGGCAGGGGGCCGGCGATTGTGGATGTGCTGCCCCATGGAGAGCGGAGGCTTGCGGTGATGAACGGCACCTGCGATTACCGCAGCCTTTCGGCAGACACCTTCTACCCGGGACGCCAGGCCATTGACCACTACGGCCGCTGCAGGGAGGATATTGCCCTGTTTGCCGAGATGGGCTTTAAGTGCTACCGCTTTTCTATTTCCTGGTCGCGAATTTTCCCGGACGGGGAAGGGGAGAGACCCAGTGAAGAGGGACTTCGGTTTTACGACAGCCTTATTGACGAGCTTTTAAAATACGGCATCGAGCCGGTGGTGACGCTCTGCCATTTTGACATACCGCTGGCTCTGGTGGAAAAATATGGATCCTGGAGAAGCCGCCGGGTGATTGACTGCTATCTGAGATACTGCCAGGTACTGTTCCGGCGGTTTCAGGGAAGGGTTCGCCGCTGGATTACCTTTAATGAGATTAACATGCTGATGCACCTGCCCTTCATGGGAGCCGGAATCCGTTTTGAGGAGGGGGAGAATGAGCTTCAGGTAAAGTATCAGGCTGCTCACCATGAGCTGGTGGCCTCTGCTCTTGCGGTGAAGCTGGCCCACCAGATCGATCCGGAGTCTCAGGCAGGCTGTATGCTGGCAGCAGGGAGCGTCTATCCCTACAGCTGCCGGCCGGAGGATGTTTGGGAGAGCATGAAGAAGGACAGGGAGACCTACTTTCTCATCGACGTGCAGGCAAGGGGGGAGTACCCTTCCTATGCCAGAAAGCTGTTTGAGCGTGAGGGGATTCAGATAGCCATGGAGCCGGGGGACGAGGAGCTTCTCCGGGAAAATACAGCGGACTTTATCGCTCTGTCCTACTACAACAGCCGTACTGTCAGGGCAGATGGACAGGGGGAGGCCTCTGGAGGCAATGTGTTTGCATCGGCGAAGAATCCCTATCTGAAGGTGAGCCAGTGGGGCTGGCCCATCGATCCCCTGGGCTTTCGCATTACGCTTAACGCCCTCTATGACCGCTACAGGAAGCCTCTGTTCGTTGTGGAGAACGGTCTGGGAGCCCTCGATACCCTGACAGAGGACAGGACCGTTGAGGACGATTACCGGATTGGTTACCTGAGCTCCCATATCAGAGCCATGATGGACGCCGTCGATGAGGACGGAGTGGACGTGATCGGATATACTGCCTGGGGCTGTATTGACCTGATCAGCGCCACCACCGGGGAGATGTCCAAGCGGTACGGGCTTATCTATGTCGACAGGGACAACGAAGGAAAGGGGACCAATGAGAGGATAAGGAAAAAGTCCTTCTGGTGGTATAAGGATGTCATCGCCTCCAACGGTGAAAGTCTGAAGCGGGACAGCGAACAATAGTGGAAAAACGGCGAAAATACAGAAAGCTGTGCAGGGAGTTTGTGGGCTCATCCTGTACAGCTTTCTCTTTTAAGCATGTTCTTTCATCGAATCCTGGCGGAGCGCTGAGGTGGTTCAAAGTCAGAACGGTTCAGGCTAAGCTTCTGCCATATCCGGCTCTCCCCAATTACATACCGCTCCCCGGAATCAGTCTTCCGGATAGAGGAGCCTGCTGTCGTCCACAGAATCCAGCACCTCTCTCAGAAAACGGTCAGCCAGCCAGTTGGCCATGGGAAGATTCATATCCAGATAGTTTCCGCAGTCCCTTGCAGATGCGCCCGGCACATCTCCCCTGTAGTCGCGGATAAAGGCGAACATTTCCTTCATCAGAGGCACAATATCCCTTGACTCATAGTCGCCGCAAAGAAGCAGGTAGAAACCGGTGCGGCAGCCCATGGGGCCGAAGTAGAGCACACGGTCTTTGTACTCGGTGTGGTTTCTGAGGAAGGTGGCGCCCAGATGCTCAATGGTGTGAACTTCCGCAGTATTCATGACAGGTTCAAAGTTTGGCCTGGTCATGCGGATGTCGAAGGTGGTGACTGTCGTATCTCCGGCCTTGTCCTTTCTGGATACATAGACACCCGGAAGCAGTTTTAAGTGGTTGATGGTAAAGCTTGTGATTTTATCCATAGCGATCACTCCTGTCTGTCAGATTTGCAGAGGAGGCTTGCCGGAGGCAGGCCTGTCTGCAGGTATAAGTGTACCAGAGGAGGGAGAGGAAGACAAGTGGGTAAGGGCAGGAATGAGGAGATGCCGGTGCAAAAGCAGAAAGCCGGGGAAAAGGGGAAAAAGGTTTGCAAATATATTTTTTTTTGATATACTGTAACAAAAAGTAAAACGGTATAATTATAGAAGAAAAAAGTCAGCTGTATAAGGCTGCAGACAGTATTTTGAAGCAGAAATACAGAAGATGGGAGGAGCATGAAGATGCAGTGGAACGGAAAAAGGATCTTTAATACCAGGGGGGGGGTATTTGCAGAAAAGAAACGCTGATACCCTTCTTTTAACTGACTGGTTATGTCTGGGATCCATTCTTTTTTTTGCATATGTGGTTTTTCTGTATGCAGATCTGACAGATACGTATGAAAATTCAATTCTTTTTTTAAAATCCATTTACCACGGCCGCCTAGGGCAG is part of the Clostridium sp. M62/1 genome and harbors:
- a CDS encoding 6-phospho-beta-glucosidase; the encoded protein is MRNDFLWGGATAANQCEGGWQEGGRGPAIVDVLPHGERRLAVMNGTCDYRSLSADTFYPGRQAIDHYGRCREDIALFAEMGFKCYRFSISWSRIFPDGEGERPSEEGLRFYDSLIDELLKYGIEPVVTLCHFDIPLALVEKYGSWRSRRVIDCYLRYCQVLFRRFQGRVRRWITFNEINMLMHLPFMGAGIRFEEGENELQVKYQAAHHELVASALAVKLAHQIDPESQAGCMLAAGSVYPYSCRPEDVWESMKKDRETYFLIDVQARGEYPSYARKLFEREGIQIAMEPGDEELLRENTADFIALSYYNSRTVRADGQGEASGGNVFASAKNPYLKVSQWGWPIDPLGFRITLNALYDRYRKPLFVVENGLGALDTLTEDRTVEDDYRIGYLSSHIRAMMDAVDEDGVDVIGYTAWGCIDLISATTGEMSKRYGLIYVDRDNEGKGTNERIRKKSFWWYKDVIASNGESLKRDSEQ
- a CDS encoding S-ribosylhomocysteine lyase, with the translated sequence MDKITSFTINHLKLLPGVYVSRKDKAGDTTVTTFDIRMTRPNFEPVMNTAEVHTIEHLGATFLRNHTEYKDRVLYFGPMGCRTGFYLLLCGDYESRDIVPLMKEMFAFIRDYRGDVPGASARDCGNYLDMNLPMANWLADRFLREVLDSVDDSRLLYPED